TACGAGCTCCCCAACTCTTATTCCTGTCGAGCAGAGAATTTCGATAAGGGTTAAATCCCTAATTTCCTTGCAATTATCTCTCAAAACTTCTATTTCTTCATCACTGAGAACTTCTTTGATAATCTTTCCTGTTTTAACTTTATGAATTCGTCTTACCGGACTTTTTAATATATAATCTTCATCTTCAAGAAATGAGAAAAAGCTTGAAAATATCCTCCGAATATTATCGATAGTAACCTTGCTGGAATTCTTCGTTTCTTGATAATCAGAAAGGTAAATTCGTAGATCGTTAGTGGAAATTTCGGTCACTTTTTTACTTAATTTTTTGAAAAGCGTATCTATTGTTGAAAAATAATATTTTAGAGATTTCTCCGAACATCCTTCTACTTTTTTGGAAGAAATAAATAGATTGAGAATCGATTCGTTGTTATCTATAAAGTGTTGATTTTCTTTGTTTTGATTGGTTATTTCTACATTATGAAAACTCTGGTGAATTACCTTTTCTAACATCGTCATCTGTTGAAAGTTTAAAGTGGCATTCATTGCATTCATAATCTCTAGTTTCACTAATTCCTTCATTGCTATACTTTATTTAAAATTTAAAAATCCGCAAAGGAATGAAAAACAAAAATAGCTAAAGTTCATCTTTTACTAAACTAAATGATAATTTATTTTACAAAATCATTCCACTTTTACCTGTCCATTCATCAGCATAGGTAAAAGCCAGTCACGTAAAGAGCTAAGTTGTTGGTTTTGTTGCAGATTGTTTCTTATTTTGTCAAAATATTTAATTGTCATTTTGGAATGCTGATTTAAAACAAAATTATTAGGAACTATAATGTTTAATTCTCGAATTTTGTCTTGCGATAAATTATCTCGTGCTGATCCTGTACTTAAATTGATTAGATATCTGTACATATCATCTAAAACGAATTTTGTATAATGAAACATTTCTTTTTCTAGTGGCATTACGGCACAAATCGCTTGATTAGTTGTTGCTTCAAATGAAATTATACTTGTCTTTCCTGCTGTTGCTCCATACATTGCCATTAAAATTGTATTTCTTGGAAATAATTTTGCGCTTGAATTTTTCATTCCTACTTCAGTGATAAAATTATTAGTAGAAATAATGAAAGAATTATTTAGCTCACCACTATTTACCCATGGAATATCACCATTTTCATAATAGTCTTTTTCTGTAGATTTAGGTGTTCCACCAGAACCCGTTTTTGCAATCTGTGAAATTTTTCGTACTTCCCAGCTAATCGGAATTTCTCTTTTCACAACCTCATTCCAAACCATCTTTCCACCATTTGATTTATAAGGCTTTCCGTTAGCATTTGGAAAATCAAATTGCACAAACCAATAATCATAAAGCGTTTTTGCCATCTGCTCTAAATTATCATTTATCCGATTAAAATCAAGCCACTATGGATTCCCGTATTTTTTTTAAATTCAAAAACGTATTTTTGTGGAACTTAATAATCTATGAAAAATATGGAGGATTCATTACGAAGCAAAGTTGCAGAAATGCTCACTTCAAATTGGGCTCAAGATATTATTAGATCAAATGAATTTTACTTTCAGAAAGCTACTGACGCTTTACAAGATTTTTTGGTATTTGAGGTAAATGCAGAAACTGAAAATTTTCTTCGTTTAAATAAAAAAAAATATTCTGAACTTAAATTACTTTTTGATGATACAGCAGAACTCTCAGAGTTTGGGAAGCTGTTGCTGACAATTGTGTCGTATTGTGATTCAAATGCACATAGAAAAAAGGAGTTGAATCAGTATGATGATAATAGAGTTTTAGCATTTGCATTTGTTAGAATGAATAATTGGGTTGAGCAATTAATCTCTTATAAGTTTGGAGAAGATATTCCTGATGGATCTGTTAAAAATGCGATTAACTATATGCTGAATCCTCTAGATAATTTCACAATGTTGAGTGAGAATCATAGACAACAAATTTCGGAGAATCTTTTTTTTAAAGCTTATAAAAACACTACGTTTAAAGACAGTTTTTTAGAATATTTTGACGAATTTAGAATTGATGTAAGCAATTTAAAAAATAAGACACATCTTATAACAAGAATTGCATACTTTTTAGAAAAAGAATGGAAGGAAAGTTTAGTTGGTATTATGGCATCAGATAGTACAGGTTGGCTTTCTAACCACCAAATGAAAGATTCATACGATGTGTTTTGGAATTCAAAAAGACCATCTGGAACTAATAAAACGTTGAAGTTGTTACGAGAATGCATTGATGAGAATGGACATTTTAAGCTATTCTACACGTCGTATTACAATGTTAATTATATTGCAGAAGTAATTGATTTTGTTGAAAATGAAAAAGAGTATGAGAAAGCGAATTGGAAGCAAAATTATACAAATCAGGAAAATTGTCCGAAATATGACCAACTGCAGGACGATAATAAAGTTGCAAAAATTACTTTCTTGATTGATAAGTTTTATAAAGTTGGTCCAATTCCAATTAATCAGTTTAAAATTTACAAATCATATTCCTATCCAACACAGGATAATTTAACTCCTATTCAGGAATATATTTCGAATGCCAGAATAAATGAGATACAGAAAATGGAAAATATAAATACCTTACTTCAATACAAAAAACAAATCATCCTCCAAGGTCCACCCGGAACAGGAAAAACCAGATTAGCAAAAAACATAGCATTA
This Chryseobacterium sp. G0162 DNA region includes the following protein-coding sequences:
- the xerA gene encoding site-specific tyrosine recombinase/integron integrase; protein product: MKELVKLEIMNAMNATLNFQQMTMLEKVIHQSFHNVEITNQNKENQHFIDNNESILNLFISSKKVEGCSEKSLKYYFSTIDTLFKKLSKKVTEISTNDLRIYLSDYQETKNSSKVTIDNIRRIFSSFFSFLEDEDYILKSPVRRIHKVKTGKIIKEVLSDEEIEVLRDNCKEIRDLTLIEILCSTGIRVGELVKINRKDIDFHERSCIVTGKGNKEREVYFDARTKIHLKHYLETRTDDNEALFVSLSKPHQRLSIGGIENILRKLGQKTQINKVHPHKFRRTLATMAIDKGMPIEQVQKLLGHVKIDTTLHYAMVNQSNVKIAHRKFIS
- a CDS encoding restriction endonuclease subunit S; translated protein: MAKTLYDYWFVQFDFPNANGKPYKSNGGKMVWNEVVKREIPISWEVRKISQIAKTGSGGTPKSTEKDYYENGDIPWVNSGELNNSFIISTNNFITEVGMKNSSAKLFPRNTILMAMYGATAGKTSIISFEATTNQAICAVMPLEKEMFHYTKFVLDDMYRYLINLSTGSARDNLSQDKIRELNIIVPNNFVLNQHSKMTIKYFDKIRNNLQQNQQLSSLRDWLLPMLMNGQVKVE
- a CDS encoding AAA family ATPase → MEDSLRSKVAEMLTSNWAQDIIRSNEFYFQKATDALQDFLVFEVNAETENFLRLNKKKYSELKLLFDDTAELSEFGKLLLTIVSYCDSNAHRKKELNQYDDNRVLAFAFVRMNNWVEQLISYKFGEDIPDGSVKNAINYMLNPLDNFTMLSENHRQQISENLFFKAYKNTTFKDSFLEYFDEFRIDVSNLKNKTHLITRIAYFLEKEWKESLVGIMASDSTGWLSNHQMKDSYDVFWNSKRPSGTNKTLKLLRECIDENGHFKLFYTSYYNVNYIAEVIDFVENEKEYEKANWKQNYTNQENCPKYDQLQDDNKVAKITFLIDKFYKVGPIPINQFKIYKSYSYPTQDNLTPIQEYISNARINEIQKMENINTLLQYKKQIILQGPPGTGKTRLAKNIALGMLGLNNVNELQDNEQFKLIQFHPSYTYEDFVRGIVAESKGDKIEYKNVNKTLGLFAEEALKNYRISSQNSIVNNLDIWIDEKFEDFKNEIEKDVEESEINLSGNINLFKVEVDNFRYGKDWASPSRINFSDFKILIKAVLENQLVISLQKIPKELSVHAHYRYTYYNALLKKFFENYSYNGETYSETRKNYVLIIDEINRANLSSVLGELIYALEYRGENVESMYKVGNSNKLILPPNLCIIGTMNTADRSVGHIDYAIRRRFAFVDILPKNLKSELKDDFKDDVFAKVASLFIENYDSSIDYSDENVVMKKSEYMTGDFDPKDVWLGHSYFIQHYEKSEKGEDIKEKPVDFIFRIKYEIKPILEEYIKDGILKESARSIINSL